tatatctagaaaagccaaaccAACTAATAATTTAGAACGTAGGGAGTACCATAGAATTCAATAATTTTTGAATTGACATTTCTCGTTCACTCAAGCTTATGCCTCCTTGTTTTCTATGCATAAAAGAAGTACGGACTTAGATTTTGCTGGCTACCTTGTTTACTACCAAGGTTGGTGAAGTCCTGAAGTTTCAAATATAAGTCCAGTTTATATAAAAGTTTAGAGTCACAGCTTAAACTAGCTACATCAGTTTGAACTACCACTAATAGAAAATCCCTCATCCATCCACCATAAATATACCGGTATGAATTGGATCTGGTACAATTCATACCGGTATATTTGTCGTGGACGGAAGGCTCGGGAACACTAATCTAGCCAACAATATCTAGCAGGTTTTTTTGGGGCATTGGGAACACTAAGCGAACCAAATGAAACATTTTCTACTGATCAACTAGAAAATTATGGAAGTAGGCTATCATGGATCATTACTTCTAAATGCTTAGTGCAACAAAAAAAGAGTTGGAATAGCTTGGTCCAACGCCACACATTGGGCGGCACCCAACAACGTATAGTCACACTGCAGGAACGAATGATGAAAGTAGTGGCTAGGGTTTCCACCATGCAACTCTTGTGCAGTGCACAAGGCCAAGCAGTCGATCCTCAGGAGTTGCTTGTCCCTCTAATTTTCACTGAAATGTGGCTATTTTTCACTGTCCAACCCAAGGTGTGGTGGCGATGGCAAGCAAACAACTCTGGAGGCCCTCAACATGCTCATCTTATTATGAACGTCATTAAATTATCCTTCAATGGTTGTGGCCTATTGTGACTATAAAACCTAAATCGATCAAAATCCGTCTTAGCCCGTTAGTTGATCCAACCCGATTTGGCTCTTGGGCATATTTCCAACAGTTTTGTCAAATTAGTAGAAAGTAATAAAGGTAGTGTTGGCAAAATTTGAAATATTTTGATTGCACACATTAGAATGTCACTCTTTATTACCACAAGAATATCTATTTGTGGCTTCCTGCCATCATGCATCAACCTTAATTAGTATTTCCTCAGCTAGCCATAGGTGATGTCATGGATGTTGTGATGCATACAATTTTGACATTGAAAACTTTTAGCACTGATTACCTCTTCGTTAAAATCTTGTGTTGTAGGTACATTATTGTAATTGATGATTTATGGGACACAAAACATTGGAAATTTATCGAACCTGCATTGCTGAATAATGATCTTGGGAGCAGAATAATCAGTACGACACGTAGTGTTACTGTTGCGAAATGTTGTTCCTTTCAAGATTATGAAATCGAGCCTCAAGTTTATGAAATGGAGCCTCTTAGTTTCAATGACTCCAAAAGGTTGTTTTTCAAACGTGCATTTGGTTCTGAGACTCCATGTTATCCTCACTTGGAAGATGTTCCGGATAGAATATTAAGAAAATGTGGTGGCCTACCATTGGCAATTGTTACTGTATCTAGCATGTTAACCAATCAGCTTACAAAAGAAGAATGGGATAGGGTACTAAGTGCCATGGGTTCTGCACTTGCAAACAAACCAGATGCTAAGAAGATGACTAGTATAATATCTCTGAGTTACTTTGATATTCCTTACCATCTGAGAACTTGTTTCTTGTACTTGAGTGTGTTCCCGGAAGATTATAAGATCGAGAAACAATGTTTGATCAATAGATGGATTGCAGAAGGGTTCATTCATGAGGAAGAAGGGCGAAGTAAATATGAAATTGGTCAGCATTATTTTAATGATCTCATCAATAGAAGCATGATCCAACCTATTGATGTGAAGTGTGGTCAGGCAAAGGCATGCCGAGTTCATGACATCATTCTTGACTACATCAAGTGCAAGGCTACCGAAGAGAATTTTGTAACTTCATTATATGCTGCAGAACATGTATACACTCCAGCATACAAGGTTCGTAGGCTCTGTGTCAGCAACCACACTAAAGAAAATGTTACCATATGGGCAGACCCGATGTTATCTTGCGTTCGATCAGTTACTATATTTGGACAATCGGTGAAAACCTCTTTGTTGCCTTCCACTGCTCTTCGTGTGTTGGACCTAGGAGATTGCAGTCGCATGAAAGACCATCATCTTGCAAGTATTGAAAATCTGTTTCATCTCAAGTACCTGCGTCTCTCCTCAGGCTCAGTATCTAAGCTGCCTGAGAAAATAGGAGAACTGCAATATCTACAAACCCTGAATGTACGGGGTACTGGCATTGAAGAGCTTCCATCCACTATCACCAAACTACAACGATTGGCCTATTTATATGTTGATTGGCGCATTAGATTTCCAGATGGAGTGATTGGACAGATGCACAACTTGGAAGAGCTGACGGAGTATGGAGTCCAATCCTACGAACAATGGAAGTCTCTGCAAGAATTCAGTAAACTAACCAAGCTGAGGACATTAAAATTTAAATGGGATTTTAATTCACTCGAAGGCTCGGAAGGACTGAGGCAAGCTGAGGGTTTTCACAGTTATGCGGGAACCTTATTATCTTCATGCAACCTTTATAATCTACATATCGAGGACTGGTCTAGGTACAACAGGTACCCAATGTCATTGGATTCATGGCACCCTGCTACTCCTTGTAGCCTCCGGAAGCTCTGCATAAAACGTTATCTCATCTTTAAGGTGCCAAATTTGATGGCATCGTTTGGAAATCTCGTGGTACTAAAACTGAATTATATCATCTGTTTGAGACCAGAGGATGTGGATATCCTTGGAGCAATACCGACTTTAGTTTTTCTCAAACTAGCAACTGCCGGAGGCACCAACGGAAGGATCACTGTTCATGGCAGCAATGGATTTAAaagtttgaaatatttatctctGCGTATTTTTCGTTGTGGGACCACGCTGGAGTTTCAAGTGGGATCAATGCCAAAGCTTGAGCATGTGAAGCTCATATTGCGTATGCATAAGAGGAAGTGCATGAATGGTGCTTCTGATTTGGGCATCCAGCACCTCTCCGCTCTCAGCAAGGTTGAGGTAGAAATTTATGGCAACCGCAGAAACGACAGCAACTACAATCCAACTGAAGATAAGAAAGATGACGCTGTTAGATGGGTTGCAAATGCAATTAATGGAGCCATCATGACACATCCCAACCGTCCCACTGTCATATATGAAACAGACTACGATGAGGATTGTGAACATTTCGAATCTGTAAGTTCCCTCTCGCTGCTGACATTGATGATTCCATCAACCTCACTGTTGTTATAGTTACATATTTCTTTCTTCCATTTATTAGTAAATACTTAGCTGTTCAGTTACATAACTCCTTACTTCTGACATGCTCTTGTTTGTGGTTTATTTCAACAGCTTGGAGGTTTATTGACAGGGGCGGGGCCAGTATCGATTCCTTGGTTTTCCTGGGAATACctaaatttaaaaaaaaaagaaattccTGACTATACAAGCTGTTTTCCTTTCCGTCAATCAGTCGATTTTTTCTGTTGAAGGCTGGGCCCATGAGGTGAGCGTAACGTGGATGAGGCAGATACGGCCCATCAACTCGTCAGTCTATCCCCTTCCAAAAGGAACTCGTCACTCTGCGATCTGCGTCACGACGTACGGCGGTTGATCACGCGTGCATGCtttgcctttttttttttgtgaaaAAAAATGCATGCTTGCTCTGTTGCCAGGCCCTTGGCGCAGCACAGCAGCAGCTGTGGAGCAGGCCAAGTGGTAGCGAGCATTCCGGACCAGTCAACGCACATGGACCAATGGCCGGTGGACATGCTAATGCAAGTTAACGGAGTTTTTTTAGGAGCCCTAAAATTATGCAGCTATACAACATGTATGTATGTCACTGAAATTTTATGTCGATATTTTTACTGGACAGTAAAACTAGCTGGGCATTTTTTGTGTATGTGTATTTATGAATGTGTGAATGTCCAAGGTATGTGGGAGGTGAAATGTAATATTTAATGATGAATGAATTTCTTGTATTGTTAAGATCAAATTAAAAGGTATAATATATTTGCCTCTTATCAAATCAATTTATGTTTTTGTAAACTAATCTCTTCTTGTAATCACTTTTTTGTTAACATTTTGTTCATTCCAGTTGATTTTAACACTACATTTGTTTGTGTCTTGCACGGTATCATTTGTTTTGGTCAGATCAAATTAATGGAGGAATTAGTAATGTTTTGTAGGTCCAAGATATTTTTTGAAGTATAATACAGACATAGACGCTTACTCATGTGAATGCAATGCGTACAACTTACCGTATGAATACACGCACACAACTCTACTCCTTAGATTACCTTCGAGAGATCGAGCCGACAAATTTTGAAATTGACAAAGTCACTATAGGCACCGCGCTATTGATGAGTACATTGCATAGCATTGAAAGAATAACATCGTTAGTTACAGAAATAAATATAGTAAATGTAAACATATGTGCCAAATCGAGAACTCGATCTAGGTGGGGAAGTTCCATCATAGGACTGCTTCGAAGGTGGCCGAGAGAATATGAATGAGGTTGTCAAAAGCTTTGATCAAACATTTAATTAGTTGACCGCTGGTGTGCAGTTGTGCTGCCTGAACCAGAAGGCCAACATGGCAAACGATAAGCATTGGCCAAGACTCAAGAACGACCATAAACAAACTGAGTTTAATTGGCCAATCAGCACGTTCTAACCGATAAAAAAGCGGCTGTTATTTGGATGATTCACAAGTAAATATCACTTTTGTGCCTCATTTTGGAGTCCTGATTCGGCTGATTTTTTATTGATTGTCAACCTATGGACAGTAACGATTCTATTTGTGAAAAGATCAAGTGAAACAGATAACCAAAATTAATCGAGTAACGTCTAGTCACTCCCCATTACCAAAAAGCTAAGCACATATCAAGTATACACACATGTATATGTTATATTGGCTCAAAATCTCTAGTTTTTTATTTATAACTCAGCCCAACGCGGATGCAGAGCACTATCCACTCCCATATCAGCCCGCTGGCCACAGCTGCCACACTTTACTAGCAGCATCGGAGCAAGGTAGCAGACCAGCAGAAGGGCATGGACCAACAACAGCCCCTAGTTGAATCGAGCATCAGCCATCTGGCCAGCACTATTAATATTTAGTTTTAAGCTGTGTATGTTATTTTAGCGTGGACTTTGTAGCTGTGAAAATGAATCACAATTCAG
Above is a genomic segment from Panicum hallii strain FIL2 chromosome 8, PHallii_v3.1, whole genome shotgun sequence containing:
- the LOC112902073 gene encoding putative disease resistance RPP13-like protein 3, with product MATTALVGVTTVVMKPLLSKLTKLLGEEYVKLRGVRKQIEFLRDELSAMSATSATLEVLADAEQLNPETKLWRDKLRELAYDLEDCIDAFMARVDDRRDGPTGFEKYFCKLKRLKARHKIANQIKELKTSVMVASERHKRYEFAQNPSTSSVDPRLQALYTDIDKLVGIDGPKKHIIELLSMEMNGPSTKLKVVSIAGCGGLGKTTLAKQVYDTIKGQFSCSAFVSVSRTLDLRKILIHISSGVGFTGYTQDDGEQQLIDKLRNYLHCKRYIIVIDDLWDTKHWKFIEPALLNNDLGSRIISTTRSVTVAKCCSFQDYEIEPQVYEMEPLSFNDSKRLFFKRAFGSETPCYPHLEDVPDRILRKCGGLPLAIVTVSSMLTNQLTKEEWDRVLSAMGSALANKPDAKKMTSIISLSYFDIPYHLRTCFLYLSVFPEDYKIEKQCLINRWIAEGFIHEEEGRSKYEIGQHYFNDLINRSMIQPIDVKCGQAKACRVHDIILDYIKCKATEENFVTSLYAAEHVYTPAYKVRRLCVSNHTKENVTIWADPMLSCVRSVTIFGQSVKTSLLPSTALRVLDLGDCSRMKDHHLASIENLFHLKYLRLSSGSVSKLPEKIGELQYLQTLNVRGTGIEELPSTITKLQRLAYLYVDWRIRFPDGVIGQMHNLEELTEYGVQSYEQWKSLQEFSKLTKLRTLKFKWDFNSLEGSEGLRQAEGFHSYAGTLLSSCNLYNLHIEDWSRYNRYPMSLDSWHPATPCSLRKLCIKRYLIFKVPNLMASFGNLVVLKLNYIICLRPEDVDILGAIPTLVFLKLATAGGTNGRITVHGSNGFKSLKYLSLRIFRCGTTLEFQVGSMPKLEHVKLILRMHKRKCMNGASDLGIQHLSALSKVEVEIYGNRRNDSNYNPTEDKKDDAVRWVANAINGAIMTHPNRPTVIYETDYDEDCEHFESLGGLLTGAGPVSIPWFSWEYLNLKKKEIPDYTSCFPFRQSVDFFC